From a single Shewanella denitrificans OS217 genomic region:
- a CDS encoding 2-dehydropantoate 2-reductase — protein MNNRLKIAIFGAGSTGCYLAGELALAGLDVSLICRQRIKDAIVTTGGIHLTDYLGLDKVVMPRQLLTELKDETFDLVFVTVKCHQLEGVVAKLLAMTHSQSSLVLMQNGLGSRDLVASALKQQHGSRQLLLGITPFNVLQKANAVFHKGTEGGFVFQEHDALQPIYHALTTHGFSCELKVDFESVIHGKLLLNLNNALNAIMDLPIKQQLSQRPTRIWLAKAMREWLSVCRAAGFSLGQFTRVKPQYLPFILSLPDFLFSRLAKAMLSIDDKARSSMWEDIQAKRTTEIDYLNGAVVRLGQEYGVNTPVNAAIVEAIKLLEQGHKVSLTQLIQRTSK, from the coding sequence ATGAATAACCGGCTTAAGATTGCCATCTTTGGTGCAGGCTCTACCGGCTGTTATTTGGCTGGCGAACTCGCCCTTGCGGGCCTTGATGTTAGCTTAATCTGCAGACAACGCATTAAAGACGCCATAGTGACCACTGGCGGTATTCATCTCACTGATTATCTCGGATTAGATAAGGTAGTCATGCCAAGGCAATTGCTCACAGAACTCAAAGATGAAACCTTCGATCTTGTGTTTGTCACGGTGAAATGCCATCAACTTGAAGGCGTTGTTGCAAAGCTTTTAGCCATGACTCACTCACAAAGCAGCCTAGTCTTAATGCAAAACGGCCTTGGCAGTCGCGATCTTGTCGCGTCAGCCCTAAAACAGCAACATGGCAGCCGGCAATTACTCCTTGGGATCACCCCCTTTAATGTGCTGCAAAAAGCCAATGCCGTGTTCCATAAAGGCACCGAAGGCGGTTTTGTGTTTCAAGAGCACGATGCACTACAGCCTATTTATCACGCCCTGACAACTCATGGATTTAGCTGCGAGCTCAAAGTCGATTTCGAGTCTGTCATTCATGGGAAATTATTATTAAATCTAAACAATGCCTTAAATGCCATCATGGATTTACCCATAAAACAGCAATTGAGCCAACGCCCGACACGCATTTGGCTGGCTAAGGCCATGAGAGAATGGCTCAGCGTCTGCCGCGCAGCAGGGTTTAGCCTAGGGCAATTCACTAGAGTGAAGCCCCAATATTTGCCGTTTATTTTGTCCCTACCAGATTTTTTATTCTCCCGCCTCGCAAAAGCCATGCTCAGCATAGATGACAAGGCGCGCTCATCCATGTGGGAAGACATTCAAGCTAAGCGAACAACAGAAATTGATTATCTCAACGGCGCAGTCGTGCGTTTAGGGCAAGAGTATGGGGTGAACACCCCAGTCAATGCCGCCATAGTTGAAGCCATCAAGCTGCTTGAACAAGGACATAAGGTTAGTTTGACGCAGCTAATCCAACGAACGAGCAAATAA
- the metK gene encoding methionine adenosyltransferase — protein MAKHLFTSESVSEGHPDKIADQISDAVLDAILEQDPKARVACETYVKTGMVLVGGEVTTSAWVDIEEITRKTVREIGYTHSDMGFDADSCAVLNAIGKQSPDINQGVDRADPAEQGAGDQGLMFGYANNETDVLMPAPITYAHALVKRQSEVRKDGTLPWLRPDAKSQVTFAYEDGKIVGIDAIVLSTQHREDVTQADLIEGVMETIIKPVLPAQWLNKDTKYFINPTGRFVIGGPVGDCGLTGRKIIVDTYGGMARHGGGAFSGKDPSKVDRSAAYAARYVAKNIVAAGLADRCEIQVSYAIGVAEPTSISIETFGTGKVSEEVLIKLVRQHFELRPYGLTAMLDLARPIYQQTAAYGHFGREGFPWEATDKAEMLRADAGL, from the coding sequence ATGGCAAAGCACTTGTTCACCTCTGAATCCGTTTCAGAAGGTCATCCAGATAAAATCGCCGATCAGATATCTGATGCGGTATTAGACGCAATTCTTGAGCAAGACCCAAAAGCTCGTGTTGCCTGTGAAACCTATGTTAAAACCGGCATGGTATTAGTGGGCGGTGAAGTCACCACCTCTGCCTGGGTTGATATCGAAGAAATTACCCGTAAAACCGTGCGCGAAATTGGCTACACCCATTCAGACATGGGTTTTGATGCAGACTCTTGCGCGGTATTAAACGCCATTGGCAAGCAATCACCAGACATCAACCAAGGTGTGGATCGTGCCGATCCTGCCGAGCAAGGTGCGGGCGATCAAGGATTAATGTTTGGCTATGCCAACAATGAAACTGACGTACTGATGCCAGCCCCTATTACTTATGCTCACGCATTAGTGAAACGTCAGTCCGAAGTACGTAAAGACGGTACCCTACCTTGGCTGCGACCAGACGCAAAAAGCCAGGTCACTTTTGCTTATGAAGACGGTAAAATTGTCGGTATCGACGCTATCGTGTTATCGACCCAGCACAGAGAAGACGTCACTCAAGCGGATTTGATTGAAGGTGTGATGGAAACCATCATCAAGCCAGTATTACCGGCGCAGTGGTTAAATAAAGACACTAAATACTTTATTAACCCAACGGGGCGTTTCGTTATTGGCGGTCCAGTAGGTGATTGTGGCTTAACAGGTCGTAAGATCATCGTTGACACCTACGGCGGCATGGCCCGCCACGGCGGCGGCGCGTTCTCTGGGAAAGATCCATCTAAAGTGGATCGCAGTGCAGCCTATGCTGCCCGATATGTAGCAAAAAACATCGTTGCTGCTGGTCTTGCTGACCGCTGTGAAATCCAAGTGTCTTACGCCATTGGCGTTGCCGAGCCTACCTCAATCAGCATTGAGACTTTCGGCACGGGTAAAGTGTCTGAAGAAGTGCTCATTAAGCTAGTTCGCCAGCACTTTGAGCTACGTCCCTACGGCCTAACGGCCATGCTAGACTTGGCTCGCCCTATCTATCAGCAAACTGCAGCTTACGGACACTTTGGCCGTGAAGGCTTCCCATGGGAAGCGACAGACAAGGCCGAAATGCTGCGCGCCGACGCTGGACTCTGA
- a CDS encoding HutD/Ves family protein, which yields MQIIPPNDFKRLPWKNGKGETIELAINEGGTMADFDWRISMAKVTEDGPFSDFSGYQRQLLLLEGVGITLKHQNHDGRHQYQTLATPLAVANFDGGLMTSGVLINGPISDFNLIVKAAKYQTDVHVLQASTLTLPLSQLLFAYAVTGSCEVTFSNNTITLPQGYLVRLAADDLASSSPVNFSGERVIIMSLALL from the coding sequence GTGCAGATCATTCCCCCCAATGACTTTAAACGTCTGCCTTGGAAGAATGGCAAAGGCGAGACCATAGAACTTGCCATCAATGAGGGCGGTACAATGGCTGACTTTGACTGGCGCATCAGTATGGCAAAGGTCACCGAAGATGGGCCTTTCTCGGACTTTAGTGGTTACCAACGTCAGCTATTGCTGCTTGAAGGTGTGGGGATCACCCTCAAGCACCAAAACCATGATGGTCGGCATCAATACCAGACATTAGCCACGCCGCTGGCCGTCGCCAACTTTGATGGCGGCCTTATGACCTCAGGTGTGTTAATTAATGGCCCTATTAGTGATTTTAACTTGATAGTAAAAGCCGCTAAATATCAGACTGACGTTCACGTATTGCAAGCCAGTACACTTACACTGCCTTTATCTCAGCTGCTATTTGCCTATGCTGTCACCGGCAGTTGTGAAGTGACATTCAGCAATAACACCATAACACTCCCCCAAGGGTATTTAGTCAGGCTTGCAGCCGACGATTTAGCGTCCAGTAGTCCTGTTAATTTCAGCGGTGAACGAGTCATTATTATGAGCCTAGCCTTATTATAA
- the lgt gene encoding prolipoprotein diacylglyceryl transferase, producing MEHFVWNIDPVMVSFLGLSIHWYGALFATAIAAGFQVMKRMYVKEGLDLESLDNFLIYCVVGIIVGARLAHVIFYDPSYYFSHPAKILAIWEGGLASHGGGLGAIIALYYYHKKIKLPFLFLLDRLAIATAIFGFFVRMANFANSEILGVPSNAPWAIVFERIDFLPRHPAQLYEAIAYLAIFITLYALYKFTQLKEKHGVLFGVFLCTVFSARFAIEFVKVKQAAYAEDFVLSAGQWLSVPFLLVGVALLVLPFIRKVK from the coding sequence TTGGAACATTTTGTGTGGAATATTGACCCTGTGATGGTGTCGTTTTTAGGTCTGAGCATACATTGGTACGGGGCATTGTTTGCAACCGCGATTGCCGCGGGTTTTCAAGTCATGAAACGTATGTACGTCAAGGAAGGCTTAGATCTTGAGTCATTAGATAACTTCCTGATTTATTGCGTCGTAGGCATTATTGTTGGCGCCCGTTTGGCCCATGTGATTTTTTACGATCCCAGTTATTATTTCTCTCATCCGGCTAAAATTTTGGCGATTTGGGAAGGCGGCCTTGCCAGTCATGGTGGCGGTCTTGGGGCGATTATTGCGCTGTATTATTACCACAAAAAGATTAAGCTGCCGTTCCTATTCCTGCTGGACAGACTGGCTATCGCCACGGCGATTTTTGGCTTTTTTGTGCGCATGGCGAACTTTGCCAACTCAGAGATTTTGGGCGTACCGAGCAATGCTCCCTGGGCGATAGTGTTTGAACGCATCGATTTTCTGCCGCGTCATCCAGCTCAGCTTTATGAGGCTATCGCTTATCTGGCGATTTTTATCACCTTATATGCCTTGTATAAGTTTACTCAGCTTAAAGAGAAGCACGGGGTGTTATTCGGTGTGTTCCTTTGCACCGTGTTTAGCGCCCGTTTTGCCATCGAGTTTGTTAAGGTAAAACAAGCCGCCTACGCCGAAGACTTTGTCTTAAGTGCCGGCCAATGGCTAAGTGTGCCTTTCTTGTTAGTGGGTGTTGCGCTGTTAGTGCTGCCTTTTATCCGCAAGGTTAAATAA